The Deltaproteobacteria bacterium genomic sequence CTGGTAATGGTCATTTGATACCGGCTGCAGGACGAGCTCAAACGGGTTGCGATGCGACGGATTGCGAAGGCCCGACCCCCCGTAATATGCACCCAGCGTGTGCGAAGCATCGCACGCCGGACCGGAATCAACGTTCGTCTTCCCCTGCCACAACCCCATGGGGGACAACCCCTCCACCCCGTCTTGTCGATCGGCGTCCATCGGGGCGGATATCGTCTGGTGCAAGTCGGCTTTGGCGGCGCGGCCGTGCCCGTACTCCCGTGGCAATACGAGACCTTGGCCATGCGGTTGGCGCGGCATTTTCATCATAATGATGTCGCGCCCGATCCCTGTGCGTTGGAATTGGCGGCGACGGGTTTTGGAGATATGCCAGCGACTGAAAGTGTCTCGGTCGCGGCAGCGTGGGTGTTGAGCGGATCTGGAATGTTTGTTCGTGGTGGTGTCCCGCGTGGTCCGCTGCGCGTGGCATTGGCGACGCCAAACGACGCAGAGGCGGGGGGCGCGCAGATCAGTCACGGGCGCGCGTCTGCTGGCGTTGCAACGGCCGTTGCGAGCGCTCCGCCGAGCGAAGCGGACGGGATCGCGGCGGTCGATGCGGTGAAGCGGCGCTACGAATGTGAATTACGGCCGCGGATTGAAACGCTGCTGCAGATGACGGCGCAGCTCGTGGATGGGTCGGTGCCGTTGGTCATCCCGTGGCTCCGAGCGGCCATTGAGGCCATTGATCGGTTGAAGGGCGAGTTACATGACATTGCGAAGCGTTTTTCTGCGTATCCCACCCCTTCGACGTATGCCCACATCGTGCGGCACAATACGCTTGCGCCGCTCGGCACGTCCCTCATGATGTTGCAGCTTAAGATGGAGGTTGAGACCCAGCATCTCCCGTGGGTCGCATGGCTCCTCCCGGCATTCGGCGCCACGCCGCGGTTGTTGAAACACTTGGCAGATGCGGCGATGGGGCCGGTGCGCGTCGAGGCCGTGCGGCGGGGGATCAAGGAGGAGCCGGTCCGGTTGGAGCACGTGCAATTGGCCGTGACCATTTCAGACGCGCAGGCCGAGCAACTGTTGGAGGTGTTCCGCAATTTGGCGACCAATGGAATCGTCCACGGATGGGAGGGACGGGCGGATGAATTCGATCTGACTGCGGCGGAGG encodes the following:
- a CDS encoding ATP-binding protein; its protein translation is MSIGVHRGGYRLVQVGFGGAAVPVLPWQYETLAMRLARHFHHNDVAPDPCALELAATGFGDMPATESVSVAAAWVLSGSGMFVRGGVPRGPLRVALATPNDAEAGGAQISHGRASAGVATAVASAPPSEADGIAAVDAVKRRYECELRPRIETLLQMTAQLVDGSVPLVIPWLRAAIEAIDRLKGELHDIAKRFSAYPTPSTYAHIVRHNTLAPLGTSLMMLQLKMEVETQHLPWVAWLLPAFGATPRLLKHLADAAMGPVRVEAVRRGIKEEPVRLEHVQLAVTISDAQAEQLLEVFRNLATNGIVHGWEGRADEFDLTAAEAQRRFVRLSFKEGQLVYEDNGQGIPPEVIDAVALADWTAIAQRSQTRGTGSGLGLEHFVRTMDLLGWSWSFGPRSGGGTRIVCTPNPEDLAHRPAYSPGS